Proteins encoded together in one Camelina sativa cultivar DH55 chromosome 9, Cs, whole genome shotgun sequence window:
- the LOC109126628 gene encoding LOW QUALITY PROTEIN: uncharacterized protein LOC109126628 (The sequence of the model RefSeq protein was modified relative to this genomic sequence to represent the inferred CDS: deleted 2 bases in 1 codon) has protein sequence MEVRHGALSTANENKVIIASAISSLSSCQINVMHYHHDLYTSHAWQT, from the exons ATGGAAGTGAGACATGGAGCGTTGTCTACTGCTAATGAGAATAAGGTCATCATAGCTTCTGCCATTTCATCACTCTCGTCTTGTCAAATCAATGTCATGCAT TATCATCATGATTTATATACATCCCATGCATGGCAGACATAA
- the LOC104713749 gene encoding casein kinase II subunit alpha-4, chloroplastic, which produces MALRPCTGFTISSLRNASAANNNLFSLLSSSSPAKRNILFSSLRDHLRRFASSASLYRQHLRNQQQQQQQQQQQQSRVKDKSDTLAQKIGKSIRRAGAPSKARVYADVNVVRPKDYWDYESLAVQWGVQDDYEVVRKVGRGKYSEVFEGVHATDEEKCVIKILKPVKKKKIKREIKILQNLCGGPNIVKLLDIVRDQQSKTPSLIFEHVNNKDFKVLYPTLSDYDVRYYIFELLKALDFCHSRGIMHRDVKPHNVMIDHEQRKLRLIDWGLAEFYHPGKEYNVRVASRYFKGPELLVDLQDYDYSLDLWSLGCMFAGMIFRKEPFFYGHDNYDQLVKIAKVLGTDELNAYLNKYRIELDPNLASLVGRHSRKPWSKFINSENQHLAVPEAIDFVDKLLRYDHQERPTAKEAMAHPYFYPIRNAESSRTPRGQ; this is translated from the exons ATGGCCTTAAGGCCTTGTACTGGATTCACAATCTCCTCTCTTCGCAACGCTTCCGCCGCCAACaacaatctcttctctctcctctcgtCGTCGTCTCCGGCGAAGAGAAACATCCTTTTCTCCTCTCTCCGGGACCATCTCCGTCGTTTCGCATCCAGCGCCTCTCTTTACCGTCAGCATCTACGGaaccagcagcaacaacagcaacaacagcaacaacagcaaTCGCGCGTGAAAGATAAATCGGACACGCTGGCGCAGAAGATCGGTAAATCTATCCGGCGTGCCGGTGCGCCGTCGAAAGCTAGGGTTTACGCTGATGTCAACGTTGTTAGACCTAAGGATTATTGGGATTACGAGTCTCTTGCTGTTCAATGGGG TGTACAGGATGATTATGAGGTGGTGAGGAAGGTTGGAAGGGGGAAATACAGTGAGGTCTTTGAAGGCGTTCATGCCACTGATGAAGAGAAATGCGTTATCAAGATTTTGAAGcctgtgaagaagaagaag ATTAAGAGAGAGATTAAGATTCTGCAGAACCTCTGCGGTGGGCCAAATATTGTAAAATTGCTCGACATTGTTAGAGATCAGCAGTCGAAGACGCCCAGCTTGATATTTGAACATGTGAACAATAAGGATTTTAAAGTCCTCTATCCAACTCTCTCAGACTATGATGTTCGATATTACATATTTGAACTTCTAAAG GCGCTGGATTTCTGCCATTCACGTGGAATCATGCACAGAGATGTGAAACCGCATAATGTCATGATTGATCACGAGCAGCGGAAACTTCGTTTAATTGACTGGGGTTTGGCAGAATTCTATCATCCTGGGAAAGAATACAATGTTCGAGTTGCTTCAAG GTACTTCAAAGGTCCAGAGCTGCTGGTAGACTTACAGGACTATGACTATTCCTTAGACTTGTGGAGTCTTGGGTGTATGTTTGCTGGAATG ATATTCCGCAAAGAGCCGTTCTTTTATGGTCATGACAACTATGATCAATTGGTCAAAATTGCAAAG GTACTTGGCACAGACGAACTCAATGCCTACCTGAACAAATACCGCATAGAGTTGGACCCTAATCTTGCATCCCTCGTGGGCAG ACATAGCCGGAAGCCATGGTCAAAGTTCATCAATTCTGAAAACCAGCACTTAGCAGTTCCTGAG gCTATCGATTTTGTGGACAAGTTGCTGAGATATGATCACCAAGAAAGGCCAACAGCTAAAGAAGCAATG gCGCATCCATATTTCTACCCGATTAGAAATGCAGAAAGCAGCCGTACGCCACGGGGCCAATGA
- the LOC104713750 gene encoding casein kinase II subunit alpha-3 has translation MSKSRVYTDVNVVRPKEYWDYDSLVVQWGHQDDYEVVRKVGRGKYSEVFEGKNVNTNERCIIKILKPVKKKKIKREIKILQNLCGGPNIVKLYDIVRDEHSKTPSLIFEFVNSVDFKVLYPTLTDYDIRFYIYELLKALDFCHSQGIMHRDVKPHNVMIDHQLRKLRLIDWGLAEFYHPGKEYNVRVASRYFKGPELLVDLQDYDYSLDMWSLGCMFAGMIFRKEPFFYGHDNHDQLVKIAKVLGTDELNTYLNKYQLDLDPQLEALVGRHNRKPWSKFINADNQHLVSPEAIDFLDKLLRYDHQDRLTAREAMAHPYFAQVKAAESNRLLSQ, from the exons ATGTCGAAATCTAGGGTTTATACCGATGTTAACGTTGTTCGTCCCAAAGAGTACTGGGACTACGACTCTCTTGTTGTTCAATGGGG TCATCAAGATGATTATGAGGTTGTGAGAAAAGTTGGTAGAGGAAAATACAGTGAAGTGTTCGAAGGCAAAAACGTCAATACGAACGAGCGTTGCATTATCAAGATCCTCAAACccgtaaagaagaagaag ataaagagagagatcaaaatACTCCAAAACCTCTGTGGTGGACCAAACATTGTTAAGCTGTATGATATTGTCAGAGATGAGCACTCCAAAACACCTAGCTTGATATTTGAGTTTGTTAACAGTGTGGACTTTAAAGTCTTGTATCCGACATTGACTGATTACGATATCCGGTTCTATATTTATGAGCTGCTTAAG GCATTGGATTTCTGTCATTCTCAAGGGATAATGCATAGGGATGTTAAGCCTCACAATGTCATGATTGATCATCAGCTGCGTAAACTTCGTCTGATAGACTGGGGTCTTGCTGAGTTTTACCATCCTGGAAAGGAGTATAATGTTCGAGTTGCCTCACG ATACTTCAAGGGTCCCGAGCTACTAGTTGATCTACAGGATTATGACTATTCTTTAGACATGTGGAGTCTTGGGTGCATGTTCGCTGGCATG ATATTTCGCAAGGAACCATTCTTCTATGGCCATGATAATCATGATCAACTTGTCAAAATCGCCAAG GTGTTGGGAACCGATGAGTTAAATACTTACCTTAACAAATATCAGCTAGATCTAGATCCTCAACTGGAAGCACTTGTTGGAAG GCATAACAGGAAACCATGGTCTAAGTTCATCAATGCAGACAACCAACATTTGGTCTCACCTGAG GCCATTGATTTTCTCGATAAGCTTCTTCGGTATGATCATCAAGACAGATTAACCGCAAGAGAAGCCATG GCTCATCCATACTTCGCTCAAGTTAAAGCTGCAGAGAGCAACAGACTACTAAGCCAGTGA
- the LOC104713751 gene encoding uncharacterized protein At2g23090, translated as MGGGNAQKSAMARAKNLEKAKSAGKGSQLEANKKAMSIQCKVCMQTFICTTSEVKCREHAEAKHPKADVVACFPHLKK; from the exons ATGGGTGGCGGAAACGCACAGAAGTCAGCCATGGCTCGCGCCAAAAACTTGGAAAAGGCAAAGTCTGCTGGAAAAG GAAGCCAATTGGAAGCTAACAAGAAAGCTATGTCGATTCAg TGCAAGGTTTGTATGCAAACATTCATCTGCACTACATCGGAAGTGAAATGCAGGGAGCACGCCGAGGCCAAGCATCCCAAGGCTGATGTTGTCGCTTGCTTCCCTCACCTCAAGAAGTGA
- the LOC104713753 gene encoding molybdate-anion transporter gives MGVVIETFTWEPSSSFFIFFFVSTFLSILLFPYLAKNRTFCTFDHSVSSSFARFQRWFLAIYTLSSVMEGLWSVYGELELSTYGLSKESIVFYLCVGYSTALVLGPLLGVVSDLMGQKRICLLYCVLHFVVGVWKRVTMSPSAWFANVCLSLSGLVYSFGFETWLVVEHEKQSQRNDSLNETFWLMTFLESASLLGGQVLANWLVDENVQHGIALSATASLFLSVVAIVCIVQTAKEPLKTLPFRDYSAAFYAYVLGDKRIWFLGTAQACLQFSTAFFWILWAPTIVADGREVNLGLIYPCFLGSRMLGSTVFPWLMSGQSLLRLEDCLVYIYAILGIVFSIVAYDYQEIRILVVLFCLFHGCAGLALPLLARLRTMYVPNELRGGLISLSQVPANAAILFCLIQRGYSNKIENSTMMAFGAISLFTASGCIYLLRRWGKSPHQDWHKL, from the exons ATGGGTGTCGTTATTGAGACTTTTACTTGGGAACCAAGCTcaagtttcttcatcttcttcttcgtttcaaCATTTTTATCGATACTTCTGTTTCCTTACTTGGCCAAGAACAGAACTTTTTGTACCTTTGATCATTCCGTTTCCTCTTCGTTCGCTCGGTTCCAGAGATGGTTTCTAGCTATCTACACTCTCTCTTCAG TGATGGAAGGTTTATGGTCTGTGTATGGAGAATTGGAGTTATCAACTTATGGTTTAAGTAAGGAATCAATTGTGTTTTATCTCTGTGTTGGCTATTCGACAGCTCTTGTTCTTGGTCCTTTACTTGGTGTGGTTTCTGATCTCAT GGGTCAGAAGAGAATTTGTTTACTCTATTGTGTATTGCATTTCGTTGTTGGTGTGTGGAAGAGGGTTACAATGAGTCCTAGTGCTTGGTTTGCAAAtgtttgtctctctctttctggtCTTGTGTATTCGTTTGGGTTTGAGACTTGGCTAGTTGTGGAACATGAAAAG CAAAGTCAGAGGAATGACTCGTTAAATGAAACATTCTGGTTGATGACTTTCCTTGAGTCTGCATCTTTACTAGGAGGTCAAGTTCTTGCAAATTGGCTTGTAGATGAAAATGTTCAGCATGGCATTGCATTGTCTGCTACAGCGTCTTTGTTCTTGTCTGTTGTGGCCATTGTTTGTATTGTCCAGACTGCGAAAGAGCCTTTGAAGACCCTCCCATTTAGGGATTATTCCGCAGCTTTCTATGCATATGTTCTTGGTG ATAAAAGAATATGGTTCCTCGGAACTGCACAAGCCTGCCTCCAGTTTTCCACTGCATTCTTTTGGATTCTTTGGGCACCAACCATTGTG GCTGATGGGCGAGAAGTGAATCTAGGATTAATCTACCCCTGTTTCTTGGGCTCAAGAATGCTTGGGAGTACAGTATTCCCATGGCTTATGAGTGGACAATCATTGCTACGTCTTGAAGATTGCTTAGTGTACATATATGCAATACTTGGGATTGTGTTTTCTATAGTAGCCTATGATTATCAG GAAATCCGAATCTTAGTAGTACTTTTCTGCTTATTTCATGGCTGTGCTGGACTTGCCCTGCCTTTGCTTGCAAGACTAAGAACAAT GTATGTGCCAAATGAATTGCGTGGCGGGCTGATAAGCCTCTCTCAAGTTCCAGCTAATGCAgctattttgttttgcttaatacAG AGAGGGTACTCTAACAAGATTGAGAACTCAACAATGATGGCTTTTGGTGCCATTTCTTTATTCACTGCATCtggttgtatatatttattgagaCGATGGGGAAAGTCACCACATCAAGATTGGCACAAACTTTGA
- the LOC104713752 gene encoding prolyl 4-hydroxylase 13-like: MTCSHLYSSLSLSFCLSLSLGFRIQVPAVDREMRSYGKEKKQQLRFPYVFIAFCFFFAIIGFTFFILLSQRRFSEIPTRRSLNEETESLDHGSVSNNIPFKVLSWSPRVFYLRNFATKQQCEAIIDMAKPKLKPSKLALRKGETADTTRNVRTSTGVFIGADEDESGLLDAIEEKIASATRIPSDYYESFNVLRYQLGQKYDSHYDAFHPAEYGPQTSQRVVTFLLFLSTVEEGGETMFPFENGRNMNGSYDYDKCIGLKVKPQQGDAVFFYNLFPNKTIDRTSLHGSCPVIKGEKWVATKWIRDQIYD, encoded by the exons ATGACGTGTAGTCACCTTTACtcatctttatctctctctttttgtctctctctctctctcggtttcAGAATTCAAGTTCCCGCCGTCGACAGAGAGATGAGATCTTATGGCaaagagaagaagcagcagcTACGGTTTCCTTACGTTTTCATtgcgttttgtttcttcttcgcCATCATTGGTTTCACTTTCTTCATTCTTCTCTCTCAG AGACGTTTCAGTGAGATTCCAACACGAAGATCTCTAAACGAGGAAACTGAATCTTTAGATCATGGTTCTGTCTCTAACAATATTCCTTTTAAG GTTTTAAGCTGGAGTCCTCGAGTTTTTTACTTGCGGAATTTCGCAACTAAACAACAATGTGAAGCCATAATCGATATGGCAAAGCCTAAGCTTAAGCCTTCTAAGCTTGCTTTAAGGAAAGGCGAAACGGCAGATACCACTCGAAACGTTAGAAccag CACTGGAGTGTTCATCGGTGCTGATGAAGATGAGTCCGGGCTTTTAGATGCCATTGAAGAGAAAATTGCTTCAGCCACAAGAATCCCTAGTGATTATTACGAA tCATTCAACGTCTTGAGGTATCAGCTTGGCCAGAAGTATGATTCACATTATGATGCTTTCCATCCAGCTGAGTATGGTCCTCAGACAAGCCAAAGG GTTGTGACTTTCCTATTGTTCTTATCGACTGTCGAAGAAGGTGGAGAGACGATGTTCCCATTCGAG AATGGGAGAAACATGAATGGAAGTTATGATTATGATAAGTGTATTGGTCTGAAAGTAAAGCCGCAACAAGGAGACGCTGTTTTCTTCTACAATTTGTTCCCAAACAAAACAATCGATCGG aCATCTCTCCATGGAAGCTGTCCTGTTATTAAGGGTGAGAAATGGGTTGCCACCAAATGGATACGAGACCAAATCTATGATTGA
- the LOC109126272 gene encoding uncharacterized protein LOC109126272: MNLANGEKNMDQAQKKPPTTEQEIKNDVESIKSPYLNYDNLEDYKMKGYGAEGHQEPKLGMGGGATDAPTPSGRVGRGGDAASTDLSSTGAINRQGVP; the protein is encoded by the coding sequence ATGAATTTAGCAAACGGGGAAAAAAATATGGATCAAGCTCAGAAAAAGCCACCAACGACGGAGCAAGAAATTAAAAACGACGTTGAGTCTATCAAGAGCCCATACTTGAACTATGATAACTTGGAAGATTACAAGATGAAAGGTTACGGAGCCGAAGGCCACCAAGAGCCTAAGCTCGGCATGGGAGGTGGAGCCACCGATGCTCCCACTCCTTCAGGGCGCGTTGGCCGTGGTGGAGATGCTGCATCGACGGATCTTTCCTCCACCGGTGCCATTAACCGTCAGGGAGTtccgtga
- the LOC109126273 gene encoding uncharacterized protein LOC109126273, translating into MMSQLFMELLKVHCGSYDSDTLTTRLLEIYVALWVMSLLMSAVEVMGFLVDFFSGLFWLGRIN; encoded by the coding sequence ATGATGTCTCAGCTTTTTATGGAGCTTCTAAAAGTACACTGTGGCTCGTATGATTCCGACACGTTAACTACGCGGCTCCTCGAGATCTACGTGGCCTTGTGGGTAATGTCTTTACTGATGTCGGCTGTTGAGGTTATGGGCTTTTTAGTGGACTTTTTCAGTGGGCTTTTTTGGTTAGGGAGAATAAATTAA
- the LOC104713754 gene encoding uncharacterized protein LOC104713754 gives MEAEKTPPTTTTATPATTTEKKTGPEVKDNDLPTNSPYMATGTLEDYKMKAYGAEGHQEPTPGLGGGSTDAPTPSGDAPADATTTAAKAP, from the coding sequence atgGAGGCTGAGAAAACACCaccgacgacgacgacggcgaCACCGGCGACAACGACGGAAAAGAAAACTGGGCCAGAAGTGAAAGACAACGACTTACCAACCAATAGCCCTTACATGGCTACGGGTACTTTGGAAGATTACAAGATGAAAGCTTATGGAGCTGAAGGCCATCAAGAGCCTACGCCTGGTCTAGGTGGTGGCTCCACCGATGCTCCTACTCCTTCAGGCGACGCACCTGCTGACGCCACCACCACCGCTGCGAAGGCTCCCTGA
- the LOC104713756 gene encoding lysine-rich arabinogalactan protein 17 has product MLLTVTLICIVFIGVVGGQSPATAPIHSPSTSPKATTPAISPPAPTPESTPTADAPVEPPIEAPKSSANVPVTPAPSPTPEASSTPQISPPAPSPTPEADTPSAPVDAPSADVPAPAPSTHKKKTKKHMTAPAPGPASELLSPPAPPGEAPGPGPSDAFSPAADDQSGAERTSVMQNLMVAAVAWPLLALVF; this is encoded by the exons ATGCTCTTAACAGTTACATTGATCTGCATTGTTTTCATCGGCGTCGTCGGTGGCCAATCTCCGGCCACCGCGCCAATCCATTCTCCTTCTACATCTCCTAAAGCCACAACTCCCGCCATTTCTCCACCTGCTCCAACCCCTGAATCCACTCCCACGGCGGATGCACCGGTAGAACCTCCCATTGAGGCACCTAAATCCTCGGCTAATGTGCCGGTTACGCCTGCTCCTTCTCCTACACCTGAGGCTTCTTCTACTCCTCAGATCTCTCCCCCGGCTCCTTCACCTACACCTGAGGCTGATACTCCTTCGGCTCCGGTTGATGCGCCGTCAGCTGATGTTCCGGCTCCAGCTCCGAGCACacataagaagaagacgaagaaacatATGACCGCTCCGGCTCCTGGACCAGCTTCGGAGCTTCTAAGCCCTCCTGCACCGCCGGGTGAAGCTCCTGGTCCTGGACCAAGCGATGCTTTCTCTCCCGCCGCGGACGATCAG AGCGGAGCAGAAAGAACAAGTGTAATGCAAAATCTGATGGTGGCAGCAGTCGCGTGGCCTCTACTTGCTCTAGTcttctaa